CGAACACTTCATGGCCGACGCCGAGGGGCAGCAGAAGATGATCGAACGTCTCCGGGTCCCGGTCGACCTTGCCTTCGATTGGGACGACGTGGAGCGCGATCTTCTCGGCTAGCTTGCCACTATCTCCAGGTATCCACGATCGGTCACCGCGTCAGCCCGACGCCTCGTCTTCCTCAGCCTTCAACTGCTCCAGCATTCGCTTCGAGTTCTCGAAGCCGGGGTCGATTTCGAGGGC
The DNA window shown above is from Acidobacteriota bacterium and carries:
- a CDS encoding ribbon-helix-helix domain-containing protein, whose product is MTLVSARLPEELVRDIDEAARSMHRSRADLIRAAIEHFMADAEGQQKMIERLRVPVDLAFDWDDVERDLLG